A portion of the Drosophila sechellia strain sech25 chromosome 2R, ASM438219v1, whole genome shotgun sequence genome contains these proteins:
- the LOC6615420 gene encoding protein stum isoform X5: protein MLNGTPNNAVIYTVDLAQDSFIDGDKYFFRSSSQEFLEDKDNVKKGGLCGCCSKLFMPCRRSRCSRCCRRRERNESAEDQPVLWSGNSSATTTTNVQVIDETKPKRKKVSDWLKSSCCRSCRKKPATEEHESHQEEVSKRTKQVANMSTGPRTRGKCGLCLSKVFCCRSVNRVDPTTGDETEMKQCCFCIPCRRGSRPNKKGSTVSWRDQDPELGIKPTESSVVEGASEAAMSAATDAGNGQVKEGCCERFWLMLLCCRKRKRRESNARRQSIRAPPPSEDTRKKLHVDLVEYSSKMKGAIPVLPLYLAWFCAFCNVVFPGLGTLLSGLFCLCVGIPRFSQFDSARARIGSFIINIIVAVSQFFCVLFCFVGWGWSIWWGTIMLRCAKKLSKIKKVERLELEEEQRQAQLAEAGKNGVAEADKT from the exons ATGCTGAACGGAACGCCGAATAACGCGGTCATTTACACGGTGGATCTGGCCCAGGATTCCTTCATCGATGGCGACAAGTACTTCTTTAG AAGCAGCAGTCAGGAGTTCCTTGAGGACAAGGATAATGTCAAGAAGGGCGGTCTGTGCGGATGCTGCTCCAAGCTGTTTATGCCCTGCCGCCGATCCCGCTGCTCCCGTTGCTGCCGGCGCCGTGAACGAAACGAATCCGCCGAGGATCAGCCCGTCCTGTGGAGCGGCAACAGCAGTGCCACCACGACCACCAATGTCCAAGTGATTGACGAGACCAAGCCGAAGCGTAAGAAGGTATCGGACTGGCTAAAGTCAAGCTGCTGCCGGAGCTGTCGCAAGAAACCAGCCACCGAGGAGCACGAATCACACCAGGAGGAAGTGTCCAAGCGGACGAAGCAGGTGGCCAACATGAGCACGGGACCAAGGACACGAGGCAAGTGCGGCCTCTGTCTGAGCAAGGTGTTCTGCTGTCGATCGGTGAACAGGGTGGATCCCACCACCGGCGACGAGACGGAGATGAAGCAGTGCTGCTTCTGCATACCATGTCGTCGAGGCAGTCGACCCAACAAGAAGGGCAGCACCGTCTCCTGGCGGGACCAGGACCCCGAGCTGGGCATCAAGCCCACCGAGTCCTCGGTGGTGGAAGGCGCCTCGGAGGCAGCCATGTCAGCGGCAACCGATGCAGGGAATGGCCAAGTTAAGGA GGGCTGCTGCGAGCGCTTCTGGCTGATGCTGCTCTGCTGCCGCAAGAGGAAGCGCCGCGAGTCCAACGCTAGGAGGCAGAGCATCAGGGCGCCGCCACCCAGTGAG GACACGCGGAAGAAGCTGCACGTGGACCTGGTGGAGTACTCATCCAAGATGAAGGGAGCTATTCCCGTACTGCCGCTGTATCTGGCCTGGTTCTGTGCCTTCTGCAATGTGGTTTTCCCAGGACTAG GAACCCTGCTCTCCGGACTCTTTTGCCTCTGCGTGGGCATTCCGCGTTTCTCGCAGTTCGACAGCGCTCGTGCCAGGATCGGATCCTTCATCATCAACATTATCGTGGCCGTGTCGCAGTTCTTCTGCGTGCTCTTCTGCTTCGTGGGATGGGGCTGGTCCATTTGGTGGGGCACCATAATGCTAAGATGTGCAA AGAAATTGAGCAAAATCAAAAAGGTGGAGCGTttggagctggaggaggagcaaCGCCAGGCGCAACTGGCAGAGGCTGGCAAAAACGGCGTCGCCGAGGCGGACAAGACATAG